From Sulfolobales archaeon:
CTGCTCAGGCCTAACACCCAGCTCCCTCAATATCTTTATAGCCTCCTCAATAGGCACAATCTCATGCCTAGGGACAAGCTCATGTTTAAGAACATTAAATCTCTTCTCAGACATCTAACAACAACCACCCTCTTCTCTGTATATATTTGGGTCTCAGAAAAGATATAAGCTTTCCATCCTCATCCTCAATTTAGATATTATGGGAATTCTAGCTCTCTTCAGCAAGGCTGGCAACCCCTTTTAAGTTTTGCTAGCATGGAACATTGCTGTCTGAGGTGTACGAGCAACGAGCAGGTGCGAGATAAAGATGAAGCCCCAAACTCCTCTGCACTCGCTGTAGAGGGTATGGTAGAGCAATGCGGGTACAGAGAAACATATGAGGGGTAAAACCCTCTAGAGAGATTTCTAGCATGAATATAGTGTTTATTATTAATACCTGGTTCCAATATCTTATAGGAGACCAGCTATGGAAGATCTTAAGTCCAGGATTTTGAGGGAGGTGAATAGGAGGAGGGATGAGCTTGTTGAAGAGGTTAGGAAGCTACTTAGAATGCCGAGCATATCTGGGAGTGGGGAGGGGATAAAGGAAACTGCCTCATATCTAAGGGATTGGATCTCTGATAGGCTTGGGGCACAGGTTACGCTTCTAAGCTATGGGGGTCATCCAATTGTATATGGGAAGCTAGATGTAGGGGCTGAGAAGACCGTTATATTATATAATATGTATGATGTCCAGCCTGTAGAGCCTCTAGAGCTCTGGGAGTCTCCACCATTCGAGGCTAGGATTGCTGGTGATAGGATTATAGCTAGGGGGGCTTTCAACACTAAGGGTGCCCTCATGAGCTCCCTGATTGGCATAGAGATTCTTGCTAGGATGGATAGGCTTCCTGTAAATATAATCTTTGCTTTAGAAGGTGAGGAGGAGCTTGGAAGCCCTTCCATGCCAAAGTTTGTTGAGGATAAGTTTTCAGAGCTTAGGAGAGCTGATCTAGTCTATTTCGCCTTCCCCTCCGAGAGGGTTAGGGGGAAGCCAACTATTGTTCTTGGTAACAAGGGTATAGTGTTTGTCGAGCTTAGATGCAGGGTTTCGAGGTACGATGTTCATAGTAGCTATAGCAGGGGTCTATATAACCCGGCAGCTGTTCTAGCTAGGATAGCATCTCACCTAATAGATCCTCTTGAGGGTCCGAGGATACCATGGCTTGAGGAGAAGGCTATAGGCCCGACGGAGGAGGATCTCAAGTACCTCAAGGATCTTGAGGAGGCATCTCCAGCTGAGGAGCTTCTACAGCTCTACGGGGTTTATAGGCCGAGGCTGAGGGGTAGGGAGTGGTATATAGCTGTTCACTTCAAGCCAACGGTTAATATAGATGGCTTCTCCTCAGGATATACAGGGCCTGGCACAAAGACTATAACCCCTGGCGAGGCTGTTATGAGACTTGACTTTAGGCTAGTCCCCAATATAGAGCCTGAGGATGTTATAAGGGGTCTGGAGGATCTTGTGAAGAGGCTGGGGCTATCCGATCTCGTTGAGATCAGCGTTAAAGATGCCTATACATGGAGCAAAACAGATCCTAGATCCCCCTATGTGGAGGCTGCTAAGAAAGCCTATAGCGATATCGGGATGAAGCCATATATAATACCCATCCTACCTGGATCAGCGCCAAGCTATCTCTTCACAAGGAGAATAGGGATCCCAATGATAACAACAGGCCCCGGACATGGGGGCAGAGCACATGCTCCCAACGAATATATAACGATAGATACAATCCCAGGCATTGCCAGCTACACAGCTCTCTACATGCTGGAGGTTGCTTCGGTGGGAAGATAGAGTTGAGGCTTAGAGATGTTTTCCCCCTTCTATCCTTATCTATCCTGGTGATAATGCTTTCATCGATAAATGTAGCTGGGGATTATAGGGATCAGATAGATGTTGCCGTGAGAATAGAGCCTCCACTTGTGAAATACTATATAAATATATCCTCCGATGAAAGCCCTATATCGATTGCAATATCTATTCCAGAGGGACAGCTGATATGCACAGCCTCCCCAGAGGTTAGGCTACAGCTTATCTCAAGCTCTAGATATCTAGCAATGATCCAGGGGAGAGGGCTATTGGTATGTGCATCAACAGGCATTGAGATTACCAATGGAACTCTATACGCAACTATATACCCGATCATTGTTAATGGATCGGCACATAACATATCAGAGGTATGGCTCCCATACTACCTAGTTAACACAGCATCATCGCCAAATCCAGCCGAGGTTCTACCAGCACAGGACAGCGGCTACATACTCCGCTTCGGAGTAAACGAAACAATATATATAAAGGTAAGGATCTTCCCATATCCAAGGGAGCTTATGAAAGAAGCATCAACACTTACAACCCCCACCCAAAATAGCCATGTAACCCCTAATCAAGAACCTATAACCCAGATCCTCCTATACACGGGAATAGGGCTTTTAGGAGGAGTAATAGGCTACACATCCCCCAAAATAGCCAGGATCGTGAGATCTAAAATGGCTAGAAGGGATCTCGATAAAGAAATAATGGATCTTCTATCCAAGAATCCAAAAGGCATGTCGCTATCCCTCATATCAAAAACACTTAACACCCCAAAATCAACAACATGGAAAAGATTGAAAAGACTAGTCGAAGAAGGCTTGGTGGAAGAATTCGAAGGTCCGGGAAAGGGGAAGCTATATAGACTTAAGAAGAAGGAATAAGTGTTTTTAAGTAGAACACTCCTATATCTCGTTTTAATTATTTTTAATTTATACGAGATGCCCCGTTATATATATGAGTTATATCGTTGAGCATATCTATACATATGGCTTATATAAGCTCTACCCAATATATCTCATTGATGTAGGTGAGGGATATAGGAGAGGATCTGGTGTGTTATATGCTCTGCTATGCAGATGTAAGCTCTTTATACATCCTAACATATATATTGTGGAGACAAAGCTGTTCCCATACCATCTGGGGGTAGGCTGATCCTTGGAGGAGAGGATATATGCTGAGCTGGACGCCCTTAGAGAGGATCTGAGGGTTCTCATTGAGAAGAGGGATAGGGTGAGGGAGGAGTTCTCAAGGCTTGTTGAGGAGAGGAGGAGGCTGATCTCTGAGATAAGGGATCTTAGGGCTGGTCTTAGAGAGGCTAGGGAGGGTAAGGCTAGGCTTGTAGAGATGGTGAGGGATCTTAGGAATAAGCTGAGGGAGGCTAGGGAGAGGTTTAGGGCTAGCATATCTAGGCTTGATGAGATTAGAAGGGCATATCCTGATCTTGAGAGGCTTGCAGGTGTCTCGATAGCCTCTATAAAGAAGAGGATAGACTCTCTTGAGTGGAAGATCATGACAGGCCAAGTTGATCCTGATGATGAGGAGGATATAATAAGGAGTATAGCTAGGTTAGAGACACAGCTTAACAAGATCCTCAAGGCTAAGAATGCGAAGAACATGATTACAGAGATAAGGGCTGAGATAGCCTCTGCGAGGATAGAGATAGAGGATATAAAGAGATCCATCTCAGAGGTCTCTAAAGGGATTGAGGAGTTTAAGGCTAAGGAGAGCCAGGCAATAGCCGAGATAGAGAGGAGAAGAGCTAGGCTGGAGGAGATCTCTAGAGAGCTCGATAGACTCTCAGCAGAGAGGGAGAAGATATATGAGGAGATAAAGAGGAAGAGGGAGGAGATAAATAGCCTTAGGAGCAAGCTGAGAGAGCTGAGAGCTATGAGTGAGAAGAAATCTAGGGCTGAGAGACTTGGTGAGATAAGGAAGAGGGCTGAGGAGAAGCTAGCATCTGGAGATAGATTAACATTTGAAGAGCTCCAAGCCCTATATGGTTTAGAAGTAGAAGGGGGTAGTGAGGAGAGGGTTGGAGAAAACCCCTGAGAGTATAGTGATTGTGGTTATAGATTATGACGATGATCTGGGAAGGGCTGGGCTAGAAACCCCCATAATCGGGGTTAAAAGGGTTTCCGAGGCAGCATATAGCTATGCCCTTGCAAGGCCTGAGGACTCGGATGTAAACGCTCTATTCGCAGCGATAAAGATCTATAGGGAAATGGAGGAACAGGGCTATAAAGTAGAGATCGCAGCCATATCAGGCGATCAGAGGGGTGGTTTAAGAGCTGTTGAGAGGATAAGGAGCCAGCTTATAGATGTTATCAATGCGGTAGGTGCTAAGGCAGCTATAATAGTCTCCGATGGCGGCGAGGATGAAAAGATAATTCCTGTGATAGAATCTATAATACCTATATATTATGTAAAAACAGTTGTTATAGAGCAGTCTAGATCTGTTGAGCAGACATATATACTGATCTGGAGGTATATTAGGAAGATCCTTGAGGAGCCGAGGCTCTCCAGAATCGCTATAGGCTATCCAGGCTTTCTCCTAGTACTCATAGGGGTTATGGCTTTATTCAACCTTCTTCAGCAGGCGCTGCTAATAGCAGTTATATTCCTCGGACTTGTAATGATTGTGAGGGGCTTTAACCTAGAGGATGTCTTCATCAATATGTGGAGGAGAAATCCCAGCGGGGTAATTCTAACAGGAATGGGGATAGCGGTTCTAGCAATAGCTATAATGCTAACATGGTTCAGCCTCCTATCGAGCTACCAGACATACCAGAGGGATTTCAAGATAGTAGGGGCATTACTCGAGAACCTCTCATGGCTATACGGCCTATCAATAGCCCTCCCAGTTCTCGGATTAGTTGTGAGGAGAGTCCTGGCTAGATCTATAAAGGCTTGGAGACCAGGGATGGCACTTATAGTGATAGTGATGTTCTCAGTACTGTTAAGAGATATAGGAGCGGTACTAGTATCCCTACCAGATAACGCTGGTACAAAAGAGATAATAGATGCTATGTGGGGTAGCAACGCATTCCAAAGCCTCCTACTAATTGTAGCAGCTATCTTGATTGCATCATCGCTACTCCAATTCGCAGAGAGGGTTGTTAGAAGGACTAAAGCTGGTAGAAAGAGGCAATAAGATTCACCTACGGCTGAAGATCTCGCTCTTTAGGGCGGAGAGGAGGTCAGATCTACGTATACTCCACATTCTATGGTCATGCAGGATGGCTTTCACATCCCCATCAGGGCTCAATAGTAACTAGGCATGGTAACTCTTGCCAACGATCGATCTTCCAAGGCTCTAGTGTTGAGATAATAGAGCTGTTCTGCTGATCAGCTTTCTATTAACTCCAGGGCTCAGTACTCTAGATATTTTTATACTATATATCTAACATATATATCCTGTATATCTAATATTTTGGGGATATGTATTGAGAATTACGGGATCTATATTGGCTATAATAATGCTTATAATAGGTGTGATAGCTGGATATGCCGGTGGATCTATAGTTAGCCAGCCCAGACCTCCACAGATAGCCACAGCTACTGTAACGGTGGCACAGCCACAGATAACCACCATAACACAGTCGATTGTCCAGGCATCGTATGGGCTCCAAGGCGAGATACCAATAGGCGCTCTCCTACCCCTAAGCGGAGCTGGTGCTAGTGATGGAGCTAGAATGAGGGTTGCGGTTCTAATGGCTCAGGATGATCTCAATAACTTCGTTAAAAACCTTGGAATACCGGTAACCTTCAGGGTTTTGATCGAAGATACAGCTACAGACCCTACCACGGCTCTTAACAAGCTCACATCACTCTATGCAAGGGGTGTTAGGACTTCTGAGGGTCCATATACGAGTGCCGAGTTAAGGGCTATAAGGGCATATGCCAATAGCAATAAGATAGTTCTCTGTAGCCAATCAACGGCAGCGGATCTCGCGCTGCCTGATTATGCGTTTAGGCTACCTACTAACGATCTCTTCCAAGCTAAAGCCCTAGCCAGGCTTGTTATGGATTACGGCGTTAAATATACCGCAATAATATATAGAAACGATCCTTGGGGGAAGGGTCTCGCCGATTCCTTCTCCTCTAGGTTCACAGCTCTTGGAGGATCTATTGTTGGATCACCTATACCATACGATCCCACCACATCATACTTCTCAAGTTATGTCGCAACCCTAGCCAGCATTGTTAGAGATGCTGTAACGAGATATGGTGCTAAGAACGTTGCAGTAGTCACCATGAGCTTCGACGAAATAGTAGCAATATTGAGCGCTTCACAGGGCTATCCAGAGCTCATGGGGATCACATGGTTTGGCACAGATGTAACCGCTGGCAACCCAAAGGTTATTTCAGAGGTTGGGGTGGTTGCTGCTAGAGTCAAGCTAATAAGCACAGTGTTTGCAGTAACCAGCAGCCCCGTATATCAGGCCCTCAACCAGAGATATAGGGCGATAGGGGGTGGGGAGGATATGGGTACATATGCAGCTACAGCCTATGACTGTATATGGCTCATAGGATTATCAATACTACTTGCAGGTAAGAATGATGGGGAAGCTATCGCAAAAGTCTTCCCCCAAGTAGCATCAAGATACTTCGGTGCAAGTGGGTGGACACTCCTAGATGAAAACGGAGATAGAGCTGCTGGGAGCTATGACATATTTGCTGTAACTATTAGCGATGGAAAGCCCACATGGATTAGAGTCGCTACATGGGACTCAACAACAGATAAAGTAACTTGGATCACAAAGATATAGTAGTATAACAATATAGAGTTTAAACGCAGGGAAGCCCGTGAAGAGGCTTTTTACAACGAAGGCTTGTTTTTAATATGGAGATAGAATTCCCAATCCCTCAAAGCAGTTTTGAAGTCCATATCCTTATGCTCCTTGCTACTAAGGTATTATCCCTGTTTAGTATAGAAGGGTGTTTCTTTGAAATATCGTTAATGTGCTTAATATATGGGGTCAAGACTTCTGCTAGCTATCTCAATAGGTTTAGCTCAGCTTCTATCCCCTATTTATTGATCTTTATAGTCTTTCTATTGTTAGGTTTATAAGATTTTTATGTATATATCTTCTGGGAATATCTTGAAGATATATGGTTCAGATATATATAGGGATCTTATTGAGATCAAGAATAAAAGACCCCTGATACACCATATAATGAACTATGTTGTTATGAATGACGCTGCAAATGTAACCCTTGCTATAGGTGCTTCACCAATAATGGCACACGCGATCGAGGAGGTTGAAGAGCTCGCTGCCGTCGCGGATGCTATCTATATAAACATAGGTACGCTAGATAGCCATTGGATACCATCGATGATCGCTCTTGCTAAGGCTGCCTCTAGGAATAAGAAGCCTCTGATCCTAGATCCTGTTGGTGCAGGTGCTACTAGACTTAGAACAGAGACTACCATAAGGATCTTGAGGGAGGCTGAGGTAACCATCCTCAAGGGTAATGGGGGTGAAATAGCAGCTATAGCAGGTAGCAGGGGTCTTGTTAAGGGTGTAGACTCCCTTGGCGAGGCCACCATCGATGTAGCTGAGAAGGTTGCGAGAGAGTTCAGCACAACGGTGTTTGCATCAGGCCCTATAGATATTATCTCAGATGGCTCGAGGTATGCTGAGGTTAGAGGAGGTTCGGAGCTCTCTAGATATGTGACTGGTATGGGCTGTATGCTGGGATCTATAGTATCTGCGTTCGCAGCGGTGAATAAAGATCCTCTGAGGGCTTCTATAGACGGCTCTGTTTTCTTTAAAAGGGCTGCCGAGCTGGCCTCTAGAAGGGCTAGAGAGCCTGGGAGTTTTAAGGTTGAGCTTATAAACGCTATATACTATATAAGCCTAGATCATTTGAGGGATGTTGAGGTTGAGATAAGATCTAGGAAGTCTTCTCAATAGCGCGTAGAAATAGATCCTCGATGGACGCTCTGTTAAGCCTCATCTCAATTATATAGCCCCCTGAATCCCTGATCACCTCGTAGATCCTCTTCCTAATGATCATATCATCTCCATCGCCTCTTATATAGATTTTAATCTTATTCCCTATAGTCTCCACCTTTTTAACACCATCAACCTCCTCTATAAACCTTGAAACCCCTGGGATCTCATTGTAAAGGGTTATCTCAATCTCCTTATCGCCCCTCAATATTGATTCAACCTCCTCCCTAGTACCGGAGGCAACGATTCTACCCCTGTTTATTATAGCTATGTGGGTGCTGATCCTCTCCACCTCCTCGAGTATATGGGATGAATATAGTATTGTCTTCCCATCTCTAGCAAGCCTAACAAATAGATCTTTGAACTGTATCCTCGCCTCAGGATCTATACCCATGAGGGGTTCATCCAGTATTAAAAGCTCTGGCTCTGGGAGTATTGCTTGTGCAATGGCGAGCCTCTGGATCATCCCCTTGCTATATGTACCGATCTTTCTTTTAGAAGCCTTTTCAAGCCCTACAAGGGATAGAACCTCAGAGATCCTAGTCCTAGAATCTCTTCCAAGACCATATAGATCAGCTGTTAGTCTTAGATACTCCTCACCACTCATAAAATCGGGGAAGGATGGGAGCTCGGGTACATAGCCTATTCTGGACATCACCTCCGAATGCCTAGACCGCGGATCTAATCCTAGGATCTCTATATAACCTCTATCCTGTCTTATAAGCCCAACAAGGATCCTTATAAGGGTGCTCTTACCAGCCCCGTTAGGGCCTAAAAGGCTATAGAGAGATCCTCTGGGAACCTCTAGATCTATACCATCTAAAGCAGCTATATTCCCATATCTCTTAGACACATCCTTAGCCCTGATAACGATCTCTATAGCCTTTACCCCACTACATAGTATTTTTTAGAAGATATTTTCCATAGATCTAGGTTTATTAAACTGGTAAAGAGCATTGATACAACTCTGAATCAGAGATCATCGGTTTTCTGCTAAGACTTCCAATAATAGTTTGGGCAATACCTTCTCATGATGATCGTAATCCATAGATATGCTTCTGATCCCCAGCCCAGCGAGGATCTTAATAGCCCTCTCTATACCTATAGCCTCTACCGCTTTAGTTGCTATCCATTGAAGCCTCAGAGATCTGATCTCATCTCTTATTAATTTAGAGTATCTCTTAAGAGCCTCCTCATCCTCAGATCTCCTGAGGGCTATTATGAGAGCCTCAACCTGCCTAGATGCTGGGTATAGGCCTCCACCGCTAAAGGGTTTTGCGAAGCCGGCCGAGTCTCCTATAGCTATTACACGGCCTCTATAGTGTTTCATAAGTGGATAGCCTCTAACAATTAGCCCCCCATATGCTCCTCTTAGATCATTACCCCTTAGATATCCCAACCTTCTAAGCACTAATAGATAGATCCTTAGAGCCATATTGGTGTAGTCTCCAAGCTTAGAGGCCATACCAGCTATAGCCTCTCCATCGCCAAGAGGTACTAGCCATCCGAAGAACCCCCTGAAGATCCTATCATCTACGAAGACAAGTATCTCTTCTTCATCTATATCTCTAGATATATTTATATATCCTTGAACACCTACTAACAGATCTTGTTTCCTCGATAGCCCAAGCTTCCTAGAGATATTGTTTAGAGAGCCCTCTGCTATAGCTACAAGAGATCCAGCCACCCTTTTAAACCCCCCTTTTCCATGGATAACAACGCTGCCCCCAAGATCTACTGATAAAACCTTTGCCCTAGTATGTATCTTCGAACCTATATCCTCAGCCTCTCTAGCTAGGAGCTTTTCAAGTAAGATCCTATCTAGCTTATAGATCCTCTGGCTAGGCTTGAGGATAACCATATCCTCCCCCGCCGTGTTTAAAACCCTTATATATCTATAGCTAGAGACAATACTCTCCCTAGCAGGAGCCCCTATGATCTTTATAGTATCCCAGCTAACAAGCCCGGTGCAATGAGGCGGAACCCCGATGCTATGGTTCTCCTCGAAAACCTCGGAGCCGGGGATTCTGGATGCTAGGAGGAGGCCTGAGAAGCCTCCCCCAACCACTAGGATCTCTCCCAAGGCCTCCCAGCTACCCCTGTGTCTTCGCAGGTCTTCTCAGGCCTAGGGATGAAAGGGCTTTAATCACATCTTCAACATATTTGTTAACCTCATTAATATCTATAGATTTAGCCTTGAGATCCCTGTAGATGATGCTCTCAACAGCTGAGTAGCTTTTATATTTCTCATTAAGATATTTCCATCTAACCCCTTTAAGCGCCTCGGCTATATCGCTTCTAAATGGTATGGCTCCCCTTAGCATTAGGAAGGCTATTATTGGATAGCCTATATATCCTCTATATGTGGTTCCATTATCACTGCTATCGGCTATTCTCCTATCTAGATCCACATATACTCTATAGCTTCTATCCCCCTCGGAGCTGATTACTATAGCCTCTTTATCAGAGGTTATCTTGATCCTCCCATCAGCTATAGCTCCTAGAGCCTCGAGAACCTTTATCCTCGGGGGTATTTTGAGGGGTTGCAAGCTATTCCCTCGAGATCTTCTCTGAGTATTTCTCATAATTCAGCAGGTCTCTAACCTCATCTCTATTCAATAGCCTTATCTTGAAGATCCAGCCCCCGCTATATGGCTCGTGGTTTATAAGCTCGGGCTCCTCCCTAAGCCTCTCGTTAACCTCTACAACCTCCCCCGAGACCGGGGCGTAGAGGTCCGCAACAGCCTTTATACTCTCTATAACCCCTACCGAATCTCCCTTCCTAACTCTAGAGCCTTTCTGGGGTAGCTCAACACCTATTATGTTTTTAAGCTTCTTCTGCGCATAGTCCGTGATCCCCACTACTGCTATGTCACCCTCGATCCTGACCCACTCATCTGTCTCTGTGTATAGGAGGTTCTTAGGCACTCTATAGCCTTTCACAACAACCTCTTCCATATGCTCACCTCTTTATCAATGGGTAATCAAGTATTTTTGCTTCATATAGCTTACCCCTAACCTCTATATCCACACTCATTCCTGGGAGTGCATGGCTACTCCTAACATAGCCCATCGCTATCGGCCTCTCGAGATATGGTGAGTATGCTCCGCTGGTTATATAGCCTATCTCCTCACCGTCATATAACACTCTATACCCCTTCCTAGGTATGATCCTAACGCCTTTTTTAAGCCT
This genomic window contains:
- a CDS encoding M20/M25/M40 family metallo-hydrolase, whose product is MEDLKSRILREVNRRRDELVEEVRKLLRMPSISGSGEGIKETASYLRDWISDRLGAQVTLLSYGGHPIVYGKLDVGAEKTVILYNMYDVQPVEPLELWESPPFEARIAGDRIIARGAFNTKGALMSSLIGIEILARMDRLPVNIIFALEGEEELGSPSMPKFVEDKFSELRRADLVYFAFPSERVRGKPTIVLGNKGIVFVELRCRVSRYDVHSSYSRGLYNPAAVLARIASHLIDPLEGPRIPWLEEKAIGPTEEDLKYLKDLEEASPAEELLQLYGVYRPRLRGREWYIAVHFKPTVNIDGFSSGYTGPGTKTITPGEAVMRLDFRLVPNIEPEDVIRGLEDLVKRLGLSDLVEISVKDAYTWSKTDPRSPYVEAAKKAYSDIGMKPYIIPILPGSAPSYLFTRRIGIPMITTGPGHGGRAHAPNEYITIDTIPGIASYTALYMLEVASVGR
- a CDS encoding winged helix-turn-helix transcriptional regulator — its product is MRLRDVFPLLSLSILVIMLSSINVAGDYRDQIDVAVRIEPPLVKYYINISSDESPISIAISIPEGQLICTASPEVRLQLISSSRYLAMIQGRGLLVCASTGIEITNGTLYATIYPIIVNGSAHNISEVWLPYYLVNTASSPNPAEVLPAQDSGYILRFGVNETIYIKVRIFPYPRELMKEASTLTTPTQNSHVTPNQEPITQILLYTGIGLLGGVIGYTSPKIARIVRSKMARRDLDKEIMDLLSKNPKGMSLSLISKTLNTPKSTTWKRLKRLVEEGLVEEFEGPGKGKLYRLKKKE
- a CDS encoding DUF373 family protein encodes the protein MRRGLEKTPESIVIVVIDYDDDLGRAGLETPIIGVKRVSEAAYSYALARPEDSDVNALFAAIKIYREMEEQGYKVEIAAISGDQRGGLRAVERIRSQLIDVINAVGAKAAIIVSDGGEDEKIIPVIESIIPIYYVKTVVIEQSRSVEQTYILIWRYIRKILEEPRLSRIAIGYPGFLLVLIGVMALFNLLQQALLIAVIFLGLVMIVRGFNLEDVFINMWRRNPSGVILTGMGIAVLAIAIMLTWFSLLSSYQTYQRDFKIVGALLENLSWLYGLSIALPVLGLVVRRVLARSIKAWRPGMALIVIVMFSVLLRDIGAVLVSLPDNAGTKEIIDAMWGSNAFQSLLLIVAAILIASSLLQFAERVVRRTKAGRKRQ
- a CDS encoding ABC transporter substrate-binding protein; amino-acid sequence: MRITGSILAIIMLIIGVIAGYAGGSIVSQPRPPQIATATVTVAQPQITTITQSIVQASYGLQGEIPIGALLPLSGAGASDGARMRVAVLMAQDDLNNFVKNLGIPVTFRVLIEDTATDPTTALNKLTSLYARGVRTSEGPYTSAELRAIRAYANSNKIVLCSQSTAADLALPDYAFRLPTNDLFQAKALARLVMDYGVKYTAIIYRNDPWGKGLADSFSSRFTALGGSIVGSPIPYDPTTSYFSSYVATLASIVRDAVTRYGAKNVAVVTMSFDEIVAILSASQGYPELMGITWFGTDVTAGNPKVISEVGVVAARVKLISTVFAVTSSPVYQALNQRYRAIGGGEDMGTYAATAYDCIWLIGLSILLAGKNDGEAIAKVFPQVASRYFGASGWTLLDENGDRAAGSYDIFAVTISDGKPTWIRVATWDSTTDKVTWITKI
- the thiM gene encoding hydroxyethylthiazole kinase; translation: MKIYGSDIYRDLIEIKNKRPLIHHIMNYVVMNDAANVTLAIGASPIMAHAIEEVEELAAVADAIYINIGTLDSHWIPSMIALAKAASRNKKPLILDPVGAGATRLRTETTIRILREAEVTILKGNGGEIAAIAGSRGLVKGVDSLGEATIDVAEKVAREFSTTVFASGPIDIISDGSRYAEVRGGSELSRYVTGMGCMLGSIVSAFAAVNKDPLRASIDGSVFFKRAAELASRRAREPGSFKVELINAIYYISLDHLRDVEVEIRSRKSSQ
- a CDS encoding ABC transporter ATP-binding protein translates to MSKRYGNIAALDGIDLEVPRGSLYSLLGPNGAGKSTLIRILVGLIRQDRGYIEILGLDPRSRHSEVMSRIGYVPELPSFPDFMSGEEYLRLTADLYGLGRDSRTRISEVLSLVGLEKASKRKIGTYSKGMIQRLAIAQAILPEPELLILDEPLMGIDPEARIQFKDLFVRLARDGKTILYSSHILEEVERISTHIAIINRGRIVASGTREEVESILRGDKEIEITLYNEIPGVSRFIEEVDGVKKVETIGNKIKIYIRGDGDDMIIRKRIYEVIRDSGGYIIEMRLNRASIEDLFLRAIEKTS
- a CDS encoding NAD(P)/FAD-dependent oxidoreductase, which gives rise to MGEILVVGGGFSGLLLASRIPGSEVFEENHSIGVPPHCTGLVSWDTIKIIGAPARESIVSSYRYIRVLNTAGEDMVILKPSQRIYKLDRILLEKLLAREAEDIGSKIHTRAKVLSVDLGGSVVIHGKGGFKRVAGSLVAIAEGSLNNISRKLGLSRKQDLLVGVQGYINISRDIDEEEILVFVDDRIFRGFFGWLVPLGDGEAIAGMASKLGDYTNMALRIYLLVLRRLGYLRGNDLRGAYGGLIVRGYPLMKHYRGRVIAIGDSAGFAKPFSGGGLYPASRQVEALIIALRRSEDEEALKRYSKLIRDEIRSLRLQWIATKAVEAIGIERAIKILAGLGIRSISMDYDHHEKVLPKLLLEVLAENR
- the gcvH gene encoding glycine cleavage system protein GcvH, encoding MEEVVVKGYRVPKNLLYTETDEWVRIEGDIAVVGITDYAQKKLKNIIGVELPQKGSRVRKGDSVGVIESIKAVADLYAPVSGEVVEVNERLREEPELINHEPYSGGWIFKIRLLNRDEVRDLLNYEKYSEKISRE